One Prodigiosinella aquatilis DNA window includes the following coding sequences:
- a CDS encoding 2OG-Fe(II) oxygenase family protein has translation MTEDWDHNYGGLTHILDHNRKKVIDTLTPTFGELFLFDTSQTQIPHLVSMINVNQKNKRMSVIARYGKA, from the coding sequence ATAACTGAAGATTGGGATCATAATTATGGTGGCCTTACTCACATCCTCGATCACAACAGAAAGAAAGTTATAGATACGCTTACTCCAACATTTGGTGAACTTTTTTTGTTTGATACATCTCAAACTCAGATTCCTCATTTAGTGTCGATGATTAATGTCAACCAGAAAAACAAAAGAATGTCTGTGATAGCAAGATACGGAAAGGCATAG
- a CDS encoding TSUP family transporter — MELLGLFWQEYGYFALLLLCLIAFCAGFVDSIAGGGGLFLVPGFLLVGMPPQVALGQEKIVSTFGTLAAIRNFLKDHKMVWGVIGIGIPFSLIGAYAGAHSILLIDPKWVAKLLLLLIPAGIILFLIPKDKNIIGDKKVEQNVQFYIKTSITCFVVGFYDGFFGPGAGSMFIIAFHYLLKLNLIQASANTKIFNLASNAGALVAFVIAGKIIYTLALPLVISNVFGNHVGSNMAVKKGGNLVKSVLIFSILCLFISLCVKYLY; from the coding sequence ATGGAATTATTAGGCCTATTTTGGCAAGAATACGGGTATTTTGCATTACTACTACTATGCCTTATTGCATTCTGCGCCGGGTTTGTAGACAGCATTGCCGGCGGTGGTGGTTTATTCCTTGTGCCTGGTTTTCTACTTGTGGGCATGCCACCTCAAGTGGCTCTTGGGCAAGAAAAAATAGTCAGCACTTTTGGAACATTAGCTGCAATTAGAAACTTTTTAAAAGACCATAAAATGGTTTGGGGTGTCATTGGCATTGGTATTCCATTTTCACTTATTGGTGCATACGCTGGAGCTCATAGCATATTGCTGATAGACCCAAAGTGGGTAGCTAAACTGCTTTTACTACTGATTCCCGCAGGAATTATATTATTCCTTATACCAAAAGACAAAAACATTATCGGTGATAAAAAGGTAGAACAAAATGTACAATTCTATATTAAAACATCAATCACCTGTTTTGTTGTTGGGTTTTATGATGGTTTCTTTGGCCCTGGCGCCGGCAGCATGTTCATCATCGCCTTTCATTACCTGTTAAAGTTAAATCTTATTCAGGCATCAGCCAATACTAAAATATTTAATCTGGCCTCGAATGCGGGTGCTTTAGTTGCATTTGTTATTGCCGGGAAAATTATTTACACACTGGCGCTGCCACTTGTTATTAGTAACGTATTTGGCAATCATGTTGGCAGCAATATGGCCGTAAAAAAGGGGGGCAATTTAGTTAAGTCTGTATTGATTTTCTCCATACTTTGTCTGTTTATAAGTTTATGCGTTAAGTATTTATATTAA
- a CDS encoding GNAT family N-acetyltransferase: MSSGITVRGLDSSDKKAWFELFQGYADFYKVSVSSEIKETVWQWLLDPSHPLEGLLAVTSEGCHVGLAHFRACPRSLSGKDMGFLDDLFINPKFRGLGIADKIFEKLKEISEERNWPVLRWLTQNYNYRGRSFYDKYTGSASDFIMYQLKIDVLA, from the coding sequence ATGAGCTCCGGAATAACGGTAAGAGGTCTTGATTCTAGTGATAAGAAGGCTTGGTTTGAGCTGTTCCAAGGATATGCTGATTTTTACAAAGTATCAGTGTCCTCGGAGATTAAGGAAACCGTATGGCAATGGTTATTAGATCCTTCACATCCATTAGAGGGGTTATTAGCAGTAACCTCAGAGGGTTGCCATGTTGGATTGGCACATTTTAGAGCTTGCCCTCGCAGTCTTTCAGGTAAAGACATGGGATTTTTAGATGATCTTTTTATTAACCCGAAATTTAGAGGTTTGGGAATAGCGGATAAAATTTTTGAGAAACTAAAAGAAATCTCTGAGGAGCGCAATTGGCCGGTACTTAGATGGTTGACACAAAACTATAATTATCGCGGTAGAAGTTTCTACGATAAATATACAGGCTCGGCCAGCGATTTTATTATGTATCAACTTAAAATCGATGTATTGGCATAG
- a CDS encoding PLP-dependent aminotransferase family protein: protein MKELPQYVKIAQFLCTPIDSGTLKPGDKLPSIRQIAREHKVSTMTALQAIRLLETKGKITAYPRSGYFVAEILLTENKEKIDFLPLTTDEDLHLSLVGTPCRIRLDLANASTELYPTDKLSIIMRQLIYKTPALLGAPVNGMGYEPLRHQIARKALDYGCALDIDEIIVTNGCIEALSLAIRATTKPGDTVVVESPTYFVILQMLQKLGRTVIEIPTTESGLDLEQLEKAINMLNIRAIITIPNANNPMGSTPDEHAKKRLVTLAENNDIIIIEDDIYGDLCYANNRPKPLRAISSNVILCSGFSKTLSPGFRIGWVAAGRHTSTLSAIKYTTTMGTAIYPQATIAEFLRSGSYDIHIKKLRKALSVQIKHIRDTITQYFPPGTTVTDPKGGFVLWVTLPEHTINTRELLKRARLEGIGIAPGAIFASDNRFDHAFRLNAGFGWNTEVKNAIITLAELVCN from the coding sequence ATGAAAGAACTACCCCAGTATGTAAAAATAGCGCAGTTTTTATGTACACCCATTGATAGTGGAACCTTAAAACCGGGAGATAAGCTCCCGTCAATAAGACAAATAGCGCGAGAGCATAAAGTAAGTACGATGACTGCATTACAGGCGATCCGCTTACTTGAAACGAAAGGAAAAATTACTGCTTATCCTCGATCAGGCTATTTTGTCGCAGAAATATTACTTACTGAAAATAAAGAAAAAATTGATTTTTTACCCCTAACGACAGACGAAGATCTCCATCTGTCATTAGTGGGAACCCCTTGTCGGATCAGGTTGGATCTCGCCAATGCCTCAACTGAGCTATATCCGACGGATAAACTAAGCATCATCATGCGGCAGTTGATCTATAAAACACCTGCGTTGCTCGGTGCGCCAGTAAATGGAATGGGATATGAACCCCTCAGGCACCAGATAGCACGCAAAGCATTAGATTATGGTTGTGCTCTTGATATCGATGAAATCATTGTAACCAATGGTTGTATTGAAGCGCTTTCACTGGCGATCAGGGCGACAACTAAACCAGGCGATACCGTTGTCGTCGAGTCACCAACCTATTTCGTTATACTGCAAATGCTACAGAAACTCGGGCGGACTGTTATAGAAATACCAACGACAGAAAGTGGTTTAGATCTAGAACAGTTAGAGAAAGCTATCAATATGCTCAATATTAGAGCAATTATTACCATCCCAAATGCAAATAACCCGATGGGAAGTACGCCGGATGAGCATGCTAAAAAACGCTTGGTTACTCTGGCTGAAAATAATGACATCATCATTATTGAAGACGATATATACGGTGATCTTTGCTACGCTAATAATCGTCCCAAGCCTCTACGTGCTATAAGTAGCAATGTGATCTTGTGTAGTGGGTTTTCCAAAACATTGTCACCAGGCTTTAGGATTGGTTGGGTTGCGGCAGGAAGACATACATCAACATTGTCAGCCATAAAATATACCACAACCATGGGGACAGCCATCTATCCTCAAGCCACCATTGCTGAGTTTCTAAGGTCGGGTAGTTACGATATTCATATAAAAAAATTACGAAAAGCGTTGTCTGTTCAAATAAAACATATACGAGATACTATCACTCAGTATTTCCCTCCAGGTACCACAGTCACTGATCCCAAAGGGGGATTTGTACTATGGGTCACGCTTCCTGAACATACAATAAACACCCGTGAATTATTGAAAAGGGCACGGTTAGAAGGTATCGGAATAGCGCCCGGGGCCATTTTTGCATCGGATAATCGTTTCGATCATGCATTTAGATTGAATGCGGGTTTTGGCTGGAATACGGAAGTGAAAAACGCAATTATCACGTTAGCCGAACTGGTTTGTAATTAA